The Lathyrus oleraceus cultivar Zhongwan6 chromosome 5, CAAS_Psat_ZW6_1.0, whole genome shotgun sequence genome includes the window AAGTTACCTTTTTAAAAGGAGTGTTTGTAACAGGTTGTAAAACTAGGAATATAGAAGTTACATAAATATATTTTCCTATATGTTTGGTTTATAGTTAGAAAGTTAATTCTCGAATACAAAATATCTTTTAGAAATAAAATAACTTCCAATTTATCAATTTTTATTCAAAAAGAAAGAGTGGGTATAAATCATTCCAATGAAACAAACCTCTTATAGATAATTAAATTATAGCAAGAGATAAATATCTATACtatatttataattaaaatatagttcaaactataattttttttaaaattatatctcaaataaattttataaaaaattatttaaaatagcttcaaaattatgtgattttttaaaattttgatattcaaatttttttattttaaaattgataaaatatttaaaataatgatttaaattaaatttttatttaaagtttttattaaaaaaattgtaTAAAATGAACGGACAATATGTTACTCTATAAAAAATTATTGTTAAGAAAAACCAAAACAAGTGGCCCGAGTACAACAAGTCAATAGTACAACTGTTGTTATTTTCAATACTTATTGATTAATGATTTCCGAAAAGGCACAACCCCAATTCTTTTAATTTTTGGTAAAAGAAACTTGTAATATTATGAAGTACTAATTACGTAATTTATCTACATCAAACAAGAAAATAACAGCAACTTTAAAATATAAAACAACTCACTCCTGATTATTACAGGCTAGTAAAAAGTAGTTCCAGTTTTCTCCTTCATTTTAAGATGAATTGTCTATTTTATTCTTCTAATAAAATTCTCAGCAGTCACTAGCAAAAATCCAAGAAAGCTGGCAAGTCTTTCACGACCCATTTTATAGGAACACACTGAGTATACGTCTCAACATGCAATCAACTGAGTAAACATTTCCACACATATATAACAAAGTCTCTTACATGTTACATTACAGAAACCATCAAAATCAGGGTTACAAAAAGGTGAGAGGCACAACTACTACAAATTTCAATATGTACAACACCAACATGTAATACAGACACATCCTTTCATAGGTAGAATATCACTTCATAGGTAGAATAGTTTCTAATTTCTCctattttttcctttttttggTGGAAATTCAAATTTCTCGAATACCCTAACTTAAAATTATACTACCTAAACTAAAATAAAAACTAGAGGAAGTTAAATAGCAACTTGTTACTTGCCGCTCATGAAAATGAATATAGAAGCTTTCATAAATGATCATAGCTTCACCATAGGACTAACACTATCAACTTGAAGTACACAGAACTAGAAGCATTCACATAAAATTTATGTGCCAAATAAATAATCATTGAAGTTATTGCTATTATCACCCTTGATAGGGAAATTTTCTCTATTTTCTATCATTGATGTTCCTCTCTTCTCCTGGCTTCATCTGCTTAAATGACACAATACGTAGTCAGAATCAGAGAGGTCAAGAGTTTATTTCTTGACATTTTCCCACCATTTCCCCTGGACTCAAAATCAAAGGGTTTGACCCCATGGttaatctatgtgtgattgatggGAACCCAAAACATGTCACAATTTGGTCTGCTTTCAACATAAATGAGACCTCAACTGTTATGGACAAAAGCTTCAAATGACAACATCCAATATCAGTTCATATACACCTCTACAAAAGCTTCAAATTAATCAATTTGAATTAGTTCTTCTGGCACAGATTGGCAATTAGTAAAAATTATATTTGAAACCAGCAGCTTAACTGTTGGTTAGATCATGAGTCATAATCCATGTATACAGATGGCTGACATAATACGGTACAATCTATAATCCATAACAAGCAGCCTTCATCATCATTAAGTGTACGAATAAATCCAATAATACTGGAAAACAAATGCAAACCAAAAATTACGAAAGGTATTTGGTGATATATTCAAAAACACTTTATTTTTCTGTGCATGGACCATGTGAAAACCAAAAATTACTTCCAATAGATTGACTTTTAATTTTAAACTAGACAAAAAAAATGGTTGAAACAGCGAAACCAGAGATGAGAAACTGCACTGCATTTCATTCCTGTTAGTAAGAGGATTCTAACAAAATATGATTCATGACAAAAATTATATATAAAAGGCATAAGAAGAAATATAATAAAAGGAACGGTTACAACACAACACATTTGGCCTTTTGACATCCCATTAGGATAGCACCTAATGCATAGGGATGATAACAATCAACACAGCTCCTCAAAGCCTGATATTAGTTTTCAGATTTTCAGGAATGCAGAAGCACAATGTTGGGTTAAAGCATTTGACATTAAAAGAGATTTAGCTTAATATGTAAAAGCTAGTAAAATAAATTAATGCAAACAATTTGTCCACAGATGACGTCACATTTCCAGAGTTTGTATATGGACTTCCTTTAAGTTTTTGGACTGAGAATGATAAGAAAAACTTCCTATGTCGGTTATAACTTTACCCATACTCGGATAGAAAATGAGAGTTGCATAAGCCAATTAATTAGGCAACATAACTTTTTTTTACATTTTATGAAATGGAACAAACTAAAGAACATATAAAATAGGTCCATTAAGGGAAACCTTGAAAAAAGACTTCAATTTATATTCTTCTGAAGAAGAAAAATTGTTGATATGCCCATGTAGTCAGTCCATCGAACGATGTTCCATTGCTTGGCGTAAACACCAAAGGTTGTGGTTTGGGGGCGAGGGTGAGGGTGAGGGCGAAGGGAGAGGAAAGACTATAATCAACCTCTAAAAGTAATTTTATATATACATAACAATACAAGTAATTAAAGTTGTGAAACTAAGCATTCCTTCACAATTCTCAATAACTGAATCTAATTTCTGTCCTAAAACCATGGTTAATGAAGCAAAGTAGCAACTACACTTTAAAACCGAACAATTGAGATGCAAAGTCAAGGGGAAGCTAGACTACCAGTAAAGTTAGTAGTACCATCATAATAAGCAGATGGCACATGTGGCTCTGATGAGTTTAGATGAGAACCACCTAGGTTGGGGTTTCTGCTGGGACCAGCTGAATGACCCGTGTAAGAAGGCATGGTTGGGGTAGGGGCAACCATGCCAAGCGAAGTGGCTGGTGAGCTTGCGTATGTATTTGGATGGTTTGGAAACAAACCTGAAGGCTTGACAAGAGGTTGTTCGTACTGGCATATTGTTGAATTATTATTACTGACATTCATGAGGACAGCTTCTGGACCAACTGAAGTGGATGTTCGAGGAAGCTTGATCCCATTTTGCTGCTGCTTCTTCATCCTTCTCTTTCGTTGCCGTCGTTGAAGTGCATGTCTAGTTAGAATAGAAGCTGGTGATTGGTCTTTCATATTTGCACCCTTCCCCTTCAACTGCTCTATACGCTGCTCAAGGCTAGCTCGTGGATATTCAGATTCAAGCTTATAATTCTCAATAATCTCAATTACCGTTTTCAGTACACGCATTTCTCTATCAGTAATTTCCATCTGCAAAAAAAAACTCTATGAATATAGGATGTGGAACCATGCATTATGTTATAAATCAAGGTGACACTTACCCGTGGCCTTCCTTCCAGGGAAAGTCTTGTAGCAAGTTTCTTAGATGCATCCACGCATGCTTTCAAAATAGGAATTGGTGGAATCTTATCAGCAAGATTAAACTCAAAAACATACTTGACAGCCAGAACATATTTGCCCCTATCAACAAGTTTCTGAACAATCTCTGCAAACCACAAAAAAAACATTGTGTTACCAATAAAATTAGTTGAGGGTAAAATAAGAAATAGGGCATGTTCGCTTACATATACACCATTAGAGACAAACAAAACTGTCACATTATCACAAATTAACTCAAATTAGTTATTTTTACTTATTACTTGCATATTAGTCTAGTAACTCTTCCTATGTGTGTTAGTATTTTTATAAACTGGTTAGCCACCTCTATGTTTTCAACTTGGATAAAAACGActcaatttcaaaaatacaaatTACATAGGGTTTAATTTGGTATACTATGTTAATTTGTATACCCTTTAATTACTCTTGGCTTTGCACTCTCTCTTGGTTCTTTATGCATTTAATTATAGAACAGTTTTCAACAGCAGGGAGCAAAGTAGGGAAAACTTCCCATAATCAATCTTACAGAACCTTGCTTAACATTAAAACTGTCAATCGAAGGGGAAGGTTCCGATTTCAATAGTCAACCAAGTTTTCTAATTGGTAATTGATAAAGGAGTTGAAAAGGTTGTATAGGTGGCCGCTGAACTTCTTTGCTACTCCTACTCCAATAGAATAATAGGGTTTAATTCATCGACAAAACCATGATGACTGCCTCAACATTAATACAATTTACTAAGCAATGGTTTGTTTCATTGACCATTCATTGAAAAGGAAATGCAATAAATGATTAAAAGATCAAGTAGTTACAAAGAATGGGTAAAAAATATAGCAGATACAACACAGAGAAGCCCATGCAGGTAATGTTTACAATATAAGAAACCAAGATATTgtttatttataaaaaaaaaatatagtTAATTGAAAAAAGATAATCTTGACTATCCATGTATGTTCATAGGCGAAAACTTGTGCGCGAGAACAAGGATAAATAGAGAACATAGTGACATTCtaaaatgatgtttacaggaTATCGCTCTTATCATTTTAGatctcaatttttttttaatatattcAGTTTCCAGGGTGATTCATATGATAGATAACTGAAAACAAAAGGTAAGAGTTATTTCTCCAAGTATTGTGCCTTATTGAAGTATTGGATAAGTGTATTGTGCATGTCCAAGCCAATTGAAAATAATTCTTTGACAAGACCCTTTATAACAAATACCAGAAATGTTGCACAAGTACTGTAGGTGTCAGTATAAAAAACATGTCTAATAAGCTAATAGCCATGGTTGTTAGGATCGCGCTTTAACTCTCAAAAGCGTACGATCTTACGGTCTGGAAACCATCCACCGCTTTAAGTGGCAGAAAGATCGTGGAATTAGCTGGAGCGGTGAAAGCGTAGAGGAAGAGCGTAAAATCGTGGGATAGTGAGATCCCAACgattcatttttttattttgaacCGGCCCAGAACTGACCCGTTAATTAAACCCTGACGGCAGTGCTCACATATTTTAGGGTTTTGGAAGTTGGAATTATTTAAATATGCTTTTGAGAACGTTAGAAATAATTATCGTGAAAGGAGTGTAGCCACAAAAAACATTGGAACTCTGATAATGAATTCTGAAACGATTAATCATTCAATGGATGGATTTCTTCTCTTCATCTATTTCTTCTATAAATTCAAATCAAATCCTTCAATTCTTCTCATCTTTTCTATCCTTGCTCTCCAATACCTCTTCCTTCTTTACAAAACAGATCTTCCTTATAAAACAAAgcttttcaaaaaaaaatcacCATGTCTTGTTTCTTTGGATTGGATATTTGCTGTTATGAATATTATGTTGAAAAAAGTTATATTTTTTTGGATTGAATATTTGCTATTATAATTAAGTTAATGAGAATTTTATGTTCAGGTTATTTCTATAATTTTGTCTATTTGATAGGATCTTACGATCCGAGTTACGATCCTACGATTTACGCTTTTTCCATATCCTAACGATCTTTATCGAGATCCCGATTTTGACAACCATGCTAATAGCTACTAAGCTATGATATGTTTTAGTCATATACAGTTACACACTTCAACATTACTAAAGACAACAAAACCTGAATTTGTGGGAGAATGTGTCTTGGGCAAGTCATAGCCCTAAAGCAAATAGCCGGAGAAGCTTAGGAGCAGGAAATTGAGAATGAGCAATCAAAGGGCTGATAAAGTATTTCAATTTTGTCAATATAAAACTACTTTCTTATCCATCAAATTGCTAAAAGAATGATCTTTCTGTTCATTTTAAAACTTGGAAGATGCTTACCATCCTTGTAATGGTGAAGAGGAGCTAAGTATACTACACACCATCTTTGTTACAAAATATTCTAGTGCCTACATGATATGACACCTAAGTATCCTAGAAGAAAGTGCATGGGGGAGAGACTAGAAGGTAGTCAGTGACGTGGAGCTAGATTCTAGGATAGTTTATTAGAGGATGAGAATATATTGTGAACTTGTGAGTATCGGTGAGTGTGGAAAAGAGAGGCATTAAGGTATTTTCTAGTTGTCAATTAGGAGAGTCTCTCTCAAGTAGGAGCTATAAGCTCTGGTTTATTTCTGTTTACTGCTCTGGTGTAAGAGCATCTAATTCAATTTCAATTCAATAAAAGATACAGTTTCATTGACATATAACTTTGGAGTTCTATCACTACATGTGAAGGAATTTATTTTACCCAAATCCTAGAAAACATAAAACAAGAAAAAATAAGAATCGCATTTCAAACTAAGTCATGTTAGTTGCACATAAAAAACATCCGATATAACTTCAACTACCACTCACTTCTTTTCATTTGTCTTTCTTTCTCGTATTCATCAATATCAATGGTAATAATTTAATACCCTATGAAGAGGTACATGCTTGAAACTCGTGACAAAGAATCATTCCCAATTAAACTAGAGTTACAAGGGGATGCACCATCAGTGTAAACCAACTATATACATGCATCCAATGAGACTCATCATTATGACACCCCACTCTTGCAACTTAATATTAAGATAATCACTACGAAATGGCAAAATAAAGGGCTCTCAATGAATACCAGTGTAAAACTAATTTACACTTACAGTTTATGCTCCTTATTCTTATTAAACTATGGGTGTGTTTGATTTTGAAGTTGGTTGAGGAGAGCCAAATGAACATTTGTGCAGCCTATTGTCAATATCTTTCCAAACACACTGATAGGTTCTAGGTACTGTAAATGCATGTAACAGAATGTTAGGTATTTGAGAGCAGTGTTATCGAATATCCAGCATACTATGGCGGATACCAAGGGCGAATTTTGGGCTAGCCTCAATGGTAAATATTGGCCAATATTGCTTGTTTTCCCGCATTAATCCGCTATGACGGTGACACAAAGCAGCCTGTATGGCGCGATTTTGGCTCTCTACCATGGATCCCATCCGCCACCGACAACACTGTTTGAGAGACCTAGATCCTCCACAAGAATGAACTTAATTGATGCCTTCTACTAATCTTATGTCTCCTTAATATAGAAAACCTAACGCAACATACACCTAACATCTATGACTCACTATTTGCCTTTGCCATCAGTGAGAGTTATCGATAGCGGCCTGGAGCGGTGACCCTCCACTATGGAGGAGCGGTTCGCGTCTCAGTTTGAGATAGCAGCCACTATTTGATGTTTAGCGGGTAGCGAGAGTGGAGCGTTTCCTGGCCCGAGCGGGTTTGAACTGTTTTGAACACGAAAACCCAGATTTACCTTTAAAATAAATAAAGGTTCGAAGAGTTTTGTGGAATTATTTCAATTTGCCCTAACTCAGAACACAACAGAGGATTCAATCTTTCTTCTCACACGCTTTCGCTTCAGTTTTCAGAGTTTCCTTCTCACGGTCTTCTTCCCAGTGTCGCCTCCGTTCTCAGCGCCGCCGCCTCCGTCTACTTTGTTTCTTAGTGTCGCCGCCTGCAATCCTCTCTTCTCAAGTTGGTTTTTAATTCTCTGTtcttcttttcttatttcttttctcttctttcttttcttcttctttctttcttttctcttctttcttatttattttctcttctttcttatttcttttcttttctcttctttcttatttcttttctttgttaatttgttttttttaagtcttcttttcttcttctttctttcttttctcttctttcttcttctttcttttctcttTATTCATATTGTCCTCTATTTTTTTTAAGTAATTGTCATTTAATAACTCTATTCCTCTTCTTCCTTTTATTTGTTTGACTTTACATCAAATGTATCTTTTATAGATTATTCACATGATTAGTCTAAAATATAGTCAAATAGTGGTTATCCCGCTATCCGCTATCCCATTTTTAGAATCAGTCGCTCCACTCTGCTATCTGGGATGGATAACTTTGCCATCAGTTAGCGTTTTTACTAGTTAGTTACACTGCAATCAGTTAGTTACACAGGATCCCCTGTTTTCCCTCCTGCTGTAAACCTTCCTAATATGAGGTCCCAGCCCcttatcacacactatatcctAATTCCTATTctaaaacacacacacacacacactacaTCCTAGTTCCTATTCTAAcaccaaaacacacacacacactacaTCTTAACTCCTATTCTGACACAAGCGCACACACACACAAGTGTTATTCtaacaatcaaacaaaaccaacTCTTTAGAAAAATTCAACAGCCTTACCAGGAACCCTATCTGTCAAACCAACATCACGACAAAGCTGCATGAACTCGACATTAACTGCAGCCACAGCAGAAATTTCAACAAGCTCATCCATGCTGAATTCAGAAACAATACCAAATGCATAAACCAAATAGATAAACCCCAACGCCTTCAAAATATTTCCATAATCACCCATCAAATTCACTTTCCAATCAAGAGCCACCTTCAAGGCTTTCTCTCTAGCCTTAAAGCTCACATTCACACCAGCAACACTCAGAATCCTCAACAACATAACACAAATCCTCCCCATCTTCCTCAATCTCCAATCATTACAATCACCACTCAACCCATGAAACCCTTCCAGCATTTGCAGAACCAACACCCCTGCGTCCGGAGTATATCGAAATGCTTCAAGCAGCTCCTCCTGAACCCTAACTTTATCCTTGAAATTATCAATAACGTAATTCATCAACCCTATACCATCCATCTTCTCACACAGAATGTTCAATTTGTTCTGGTTCGATGAAATGCCGTAAGCTTTGGACGGAAAGTTAGAATATTTGGATGTTCGGTTGTTAGAGTTGGAAGTTAGGGTTTTCGATTGGGATTGAGAATGTGATTGTTCGAGTGATTGGAGTATATGGAAGCGGTTAGTGAGGGAGTGTTGGAGAGAGGTGAAGTGGGAATCGAGTTCGAACCATGAAAGAGGAAGCGTATGAAGGAAGGAACAGtggggttgaagattttcgaaGGCTTTTCTGAGATTCTCTTTCTTCGTGTCTATGAGATTCAATGCTTCGGAAATTGCTTTTGATGCAGCCATAGTTGGAGTTGAATTGGGAATTCGTGATTTGAGAGATTAATGGAACGATTGGTGCATTCTGGAAACCCTAGCGCGATGGTGGAGACAGTGAGAGTGAATGTGAATGACGACGCCATTAAATTTAAAAATTGTTCAGATTCTAACGGCACCATCTCAGGAAGGAAATATTGCCGTGTATAATGCGAGAAATGCCATTGATTGGCATGTGCACATATATAAAGAGCATAAAATAAATAGAGAAAACGACTTGATATGTAGAATAAAGAATAATAGTAATTAAAACTAAAGAATCTCAAGCAAGTATACTATACCAACTAGTGCAAACAAAACCACCATACTAAAAAGGTGCTAAAGAACAAAAACACATTGTTTAGTTCCAACCAAAATGATCTACTATACTATAGGTAGAGGTAATAAACGAACGTTCTGGATCTATCATGCAAAAGTTTACAATAAAAAGGGCGAGACGAGCACATTTAATGGTGCGACTCTAAAATTTTATTTCGTCCAACAAAAAAGATATGATAGGGAAAGTCTGCGTAATATTTTTCTAAaggtttaaaaataaaaatttatgtTAATTCTTACTGCCgcaaaaatatgcaaaaaaaaaataaGACAGACATAATAGAGGATGTTAAAACCTTGAACTATCATACGAAAAGTACAGACAAAACGGATATGCTCAACTAGGCAGACTTGTTTTGCCACCCTTAGGTAGAGAACGGCTTTTCTATCTACTAAGAGTCTTTAACAAAAAGTATTACAAATGAGTTTAAAAAAATAACTCTCCAAGTTCATAAGGTCATTTCTTGTTTTTACCTAATTTTTGGCGCAATCTCTCTTTCTCTTAATACATGAATTTCTCACTCTCAAGATATCTATATGTTTTTTTCAACCCTTAAATAAATTTTAATGATTACCAAAACTTTTAGGACAATGATTTCTAAGAAGTTTTATCTTGTCTCTCGGAGTCTCTAGAAATCACAACTTACTTAAGAAATGAAAAAATATATCTTAAATGCGGCATAATTTCTTAGATAAAATGTATCATTTCTCGTCCAAAATACCTTGTGTTTCCTCTCCAACACCTCATGTTTGAGTCAAAAACAAATCCTTCAGAAATGCTCTTCAAAACACATCATGCTCAGGACAAAACTAATTAGATAAAAAAAACTGACTATTCAAATTTTCTTGAAACACACTCCACAAATCTCCGCATTGAATAAAAAATAACGGTGATGTCAATTTATCCATCAATCACATTGTTAATTTCTTCAAGCTTGAGTCACTATTCAACAAACTGGATTAAGTTCAATTGATGTTTGAACATTAGTTTAGGTAATGATTTAATGAACACATTCATAAGATTATCTTCCAAATTCACCTTCTCAACCATAGTTTCCTTCAATTTAATCACATCCCTTATAAAATACAAACAAACATCGATGTTCTTTTTACTCTTATGATACACTTTATGGTTAGCCAAGTGAATGACATTTTTACTACTAGATTGTATCTTCACATTCTTGAGTAAACCTTCACTCTCTAATCACGCGTCTTAATCGTATGGCTTTCTTGACCACTTCAATTAAGGCAATATATATAAGGGGAGAATGTAGGTGTAGAATGGTTTAGATTGGGGTTGGATAGATTTTCCCTAAAAGTCAATTTCAAAAAATTACTTTCTTCAAAATCAGTGTTTTATGAAAAATGTGGCAGCAAAATTTTAGAAAATTTGTGTTTGTATAGATAACAAGAATTGCACTATAATCAGACAATATGATGAATATGAAAAGATGAAGATATTAGCTACTCAATAAATTAATCAACCAAATTCAATTTATACAAGATATCTAAATTGATCTTATTAATCAAATAGTCAATCTAATATTACAAGTATTATACAGTTATAATCACCAGAGAGATGAATTGGATGATTGAATCTATCTCAGACTTACGCTTACACATAAATTTCTATAAGGAAAAAAAAACCTAGCAACATGAGATTCTACAAAAGGCGATAAAACCTAATCATGCAAAATTATACAGAAAATTAAAGAGATAGATGAATAAGAGTGCACTAATATTTATATTGGTTCAACGCGTTTGTCCTTGATTTGCACCTAATTCAGTCTCCAATGACGAACCATTGAACAATCATAGTCTTCCACTATTTAACAATCGATACAACTTGTATTTTAATAGAATAAAGGAACCAAATAATGGTGAAAATTAAAACAATAATTAAGTGGCTTCAATATGAATCTTCCTCTTTTGATTTATACAACTCACGGGAGTGAGTTTAACATGACTTTCACTTAGTCTTGAATGTTCAACTTCCCCGATTCAAAAGTTGCTCCATGTCTCTACATGCAGCGGTCTTGACTCAACCCTTTCGAAAGTCCCTTGTACGAGCTCTTAGTATAACTGAAGGATCAGAAACTTCCAACTTCATTCGAAGAAACATTCACTTAGTTTTACTGAAGTCTTCAATGGAAGAAAACCTTTATTTTTCCTCTTGATAGATTGTCAATCCCAGTTACATAATCACAATATGATTCTTTGATATGGAACTCAAACTTCAGAAAACATTAGAACTTAATGAACATTCTCTTAAAATAGCTCACACTCCCTCGGAAATGAGACAAACACTCAAGCATGGTGATTTGGTAGAGGTTGAAGATGATAATTGATTTCAAATGAAATCTAAATATTGTGAAAAAGTATTCTCTAAAAACttgttttaaattttttgaaGATCTTTCAAAGTTACAAGGTTGTAAGTAGAGAGAAAAAAATTTGACTTATATATGTGTTTGAGTTAATGcactaaaaatgaataaaatgaCATTTATGATTTGAGTCAAGAGCAAATATTATGATTCGAGTCAAATAAAATAATGGTTTTAATTAAGAACTTAAAACCCATATTTTTTACCTATGATTTGAGTCATTGATTTGAGTCAAAGAAATCCTTGATTTGAATCACACAACAAAAAACAAAATCCAAAAATTAATTCTCAGCCCATGATTCAAATCAACTTTTTATCTAATTTGAATCATGCTCACACCTGATTCGAATTAGGGAAAATTGTTATTCAAATCACTCTGGTGGAGGCAAATCTTGATTTTCACATATATGTCATTATTCAAATCGAACATAACTTTGATTCGAATCGCACTTCCATAATtggttttttaaaataaaattgaagTGTTCACGATTGAATCAAGAATTAGTCTAATTAGAATTATGAATTCATGCATttcttgatccaattttttgACATAATGACTTGAACCATTTTGCATCGAACTTGAACACAATATTTTGACTTATGCATGCAAAATATGATCTAGTGAAAAACATTCAATTATAAGAGATGTGCAATGATCTAACTAAGAGGAGACTCAATAACTAAAATGATAAATTAAATGATATATAACCAATTAAAAAACAACAAAACCTTAAGCAATGAACCCTATGAGAATATGGCAACTTCAATCTCCCCCTTTATGAAGCTCGACAACTTGCAAGACTCGTAATTGAAATTGATATGACATAAGTGTTAAGCAAAGAATGATCAAGGCTTTCCTTGTGCTTGTGTTCCCCCTGAAACATCGCACCATACCATGATTTCTTAAAACAACATAAAGCTTGGGGAGAGTCCCTTTGAATGGATTTAAGatatgttttaaaaaaatgattatcTTAGTGAAACAATCCCTATGAACAGATCTTGATTAAACCATTAATCACAAATCAAACAACAAAATAAGGATTCAAGAAATACCTCTTGAAGCATGCTTTATCTTTG containing:
- the LOC127084784 gene encoding truncated FRIGIDA-like protein 1; the encoded protein is MAASKAISEALNLIDTKKENLRKAFENLQPHCSFLHTLPLSWFELDSHFTSLQHSLTNRFHILQSLEQSHSQSQSKTLTSNSNNRTSKYSNFPSKAYGISSNQNKLNILCEKMDGIGLMNYVIDNFKDKVRVQEELLEAFRYTPDAGVLVLQMLEGFHGLSGDCNDWRLRKMGRICVMLLRILSVAGVNVSFKAREKALKVALDWKVNLMGDYGNILKALGFIYLVYAFGIVSEFSMDELVEISAVAAVNVEFMQLCRDVGLTDRVPEIVQKLVDRGKYVLAVKYVFEFNLADKIPPIPILKACVDASKKLATRLSLEGRPRMEITDREMRVLKTVIEIIENYKLESEYPRASLEQRIEQLKGKGANMKDQSPASILTRHALQRRQRKRRMKKQQQNGIKLPRTSTSVGPEAVLMNVSNNNSTICQYEQPLVKPSGLFPNHPNTYASSPATSLGMVAPTPTMPSYTGHSAGPSRNPNLGGSHLNSSEPHVPSAYYDGTTNFTGSLASP